A part of Flavobacteriaceae bacterium GSB9 genomic DNA contains:
- a CDS encoding glycosyl hydrolase 115 family protein: MKNPKQNIFIVLVCLFFTVLGFPVNCSYQASNKFEIYTSKHQTAILYDKDAAALDSIAAHLLSEDIYKITNYRPEVITDFKKVKGSVIVIGELDSELVNQFLSQNDYSSVFKNQWESFLYKTTQNPTKHIKKAFIIAGTNPRGTAYGVFNISKQLGVNPWYWWADVPIKKQNELILHQKDYFSKAPSVRYRGIFLNDEDWGLQPWAAKTFESETGDIGPKTYSKIFELLLRLNANAIWPAMHPSTKAFFHYLGNVKMANIYNIVIGSSHAEPMLRNNVDEWNKKKFGAFNYKTNKDQVYHYWETRVKQAQNIDAIYTMGMRGVHDSGMEGVKGKDEAVQLLDGIIKDQRGLIKKHINNDPTKVPQAFTVYKEVLDLYKNGLEVPDDITLVWTDDNYGYIRALSNTEEQQRSGGAGVYYHVSYWGRPHDYLWLNTTSPYLIWEEMMKAYTLKNKSIWILNVGDIKPAEYNTQLFLDMAYDASNFEDIDAVTQHQQDFFTNIFGEDYGKTIAGIKNTYYHLAFERKPEFMGWSQTEPTTPIYTSDYNTFSFGDEIENRIAAYHNIEKKVKAIEIELPEDLKSAFVQLVSYPVEGASNMNKKFLYRDKALAYAKENRKSASNYKAQSHQAYDKIVALTEKYNTLSDGKWRGIMHMKPRNLPVYQNPQIMLSEYTSDDILGVSIEDTLKTTEGLSKLPTFYVNNSATHFIDIFLKSNTHTKWSFTNIPEWIKVSSQSGYLNSDSSLLEERILISIDWDSWAKHGKATSDVITIEAKNFKKDIQINVSESYTNLSKETIIEKNGLAVWYANSFSKNEAKNKVFWKPLKGLGHSENALQARPLNATSFSDYKNAPILEYDIYTETMTTHANLSLYALPTHPITTDGSVRVAVQWNNNPIEIIDFKTEGRSRTWKQNVLSNTAVKQIQVPIENKGKQTLKIYMLDAGLVLDYFILNTTNTIENPYHLERETKL, from the coding sequence ATGAAGAATCCAAAACAAAATATATTTATTGTTCTGGTATGCCTTTTTTTTACGGTATTGGGATTTCCTGTTAACTGTAGCTATCAGGCTTCTAATAAATTTGAAATTTATACCTCAAAACACCAAACCGCTATCTTATATGATAAGGATGCCGCTGCTCTAGATTCTATTGCGGCCCATTTACTTTCAGAGGATATCTATAAAATCACCAATTACAGACCAGAAGTGATAACCGACTTTAAAAAGGTTAAAGGTTCTGTTATTGTCATCGGAGAACTTGATTCCGAATTAGTCAATCAATTTCTATCCCAAAACGATTACAGCTCTGTTTTTAAAAACCAATGGGAAAGTTTCCTTTACAAAACTACACAAAACCCTACAAAGCATATAAAAAAAGCCTTTATTATAGCTGGAACCAATCCACGTGGAACAGCCTATGGTGTGTTTAATATTTCAAAACAATTAGGTGTAAATCCGTGGTACTGGTGGGCCGATGTTCCTATAAAAAAGCAAAACGAACTTATTTTACATCAGAAAGATTATTTTAGTAAAGCTCCATCGGTAAGGTATCGCGGCATCTTTTTAAACGACGAAGACTGGGGCCTCCAACCCTGGGCAGCTAAAACTTTTGAATCCGAAACGGGGGACATAGGCCCGAAAACCTACTCCAAAATTTTCGAGCTCCTACTCCGTTTAAATGCCAACGCCATTTGGCCAGCCATGCACCCCAGTACCAAAGCCTTTTTTCATTATCTGGGCAATGTTAAAATGGCCAATATTTATAACATTGTTATAGGCTCATCTCATGCAGAACCTATGCTAAGAAACAATGTTGATGAATGGAATAAAAAGAAATTCGGAGCTTTTAATTACAAAACTAATAAAGACCAAGTTTATCATTACTGGGAAACCCGGGTTAAACAGGCGCAAAATATCGATGCTATTTATACGATGGGCATGCGTGGAGTTCATGATAGTGGTATGGAAGGCGTGAAAGGTAAAGATGAAGCTGTACAACTTTTAGACGGCATTATTAAAGATCAAAGAGGACTTATAAAAAAACACATTAATAACGACCCTACCAAAGTACCACAGGCCTTTACCGTATATAAAGAAGTGTTAGATTTATATAAAAATGGATTAGAAGTCCCTGATGATATTACCTTAGTATGGACTGACGATAACTACGGCTACATTCGTGCGCTTAGCAATACCGAAGAGCAACAACGTTCGGGAGGTGCTGGTGTATATTACCATGTGTCTTACTGGGGCAGACCGCACGATTATTTATGGTTGAACACTACGAGTCCGTACCTCATTTGGGAAGAAATGATGAAAGCCTACACGCTAAAAAACAAATCCATCTGGATTTTAAATGTTGGCGATATAAAACCTGCCGAATACAACACACAGTTATTTTTGGACATGGCTTACGATGCCTCAAATTTTGAAGACATTGATGCGGTTACCCAGCATCAGCAAGACTTTTTTACTAACATTTTCGGGGAAGATTATGGTAAAACCATTGCTGGAATTAAAAACACCTATTACCACTTAGCTTTTGAACGTAAACCGGAATTTATGGGCTGGAGTCAAACCGAACCCACAACCCCAATTTATACTTCGGATTATAACACATTTTCATTTGGTGATGAAATTGAAAACCGTATTGCGGCCTATCATAATATTGAAAAAAAAGTAAAAGCCATAGAAATAGAGCTTCCGGAAGATTTAAAATCAGCTTTTGTTCAATTAGTAAGCTACCCCGTTGAGGGCGCATCAAACATGAATAAAAAATTCCTGTACCGAGATAAGGCTTTAGCATATGCTAAAGAAAACAGAAAAAGTGCATCAAATTACAAAGCGCAATCTCACCAGGCCTATGACAAGATTGTAGCTTTAACTGAAAAATACAATACGCTCTCTGATGGAAAATGGCGCGGCATTATGCATATGAAACCTCGAAATCTACCGGTGTATCAAAACCCTCAAATTATGCTTTCTGAATATACATCAGACGATATTTTGGGTGTTTCGATAGAAGACACTTTAAAAACCACAGAAGGTTTAAGTAAACTGCCAACCTTTTATGTGAATAATTCAGCCACACATTTTATAGATATCTTCTTAAAATCTAATACTCATACCAAATGGTCATTTACAAATATCCCTGAATGGATTAAGGTTTCAAGCCAATCTGGGTATCTTAACAGTGATTCTTCATTACTAGAAGAACGAATTCTGATTTCAATCGACTGGGATTCATGGGCTAAACATGGAAAGGCGACTTCAGATGTCATCACAATTGAAGCTAAAAACTTCAAAAAAGATATTCAAATTAATGTTTCAGAAAGTTATACTAATCTGTCTAAAGAAACCATTATCGAAAAAAACGGGTTAGCCGTTTGGTATGCCAACAGTTTCAGTAAAAACGAAGCCAAAAATAAAGTCTTTTGGAAGCCTTTAAAGGGCTTGGGCCACTCTGAAAATGCTCTACAAGCAAGACCTTTAAATGCAACTTCATTTTCAGATTATAAAAACGCACCTATTTTAGAATATGATATTTACACAGAAACCATGACAACTCATGCTAATTTGAGTCTGTATGCACTTCCAACACACCCAATAACAACCGATGGTAGTGTTAGAGTTGCTGTGCAATGGAACAATAACCCTATTGAGATAATTGACTTTAAAACCGAAGGCAGAAGCCGAACCTGGAAACAAAACGTATTAAGCAATACTGCTGTAAAACAAATTCAGGTTCCTATTGAAAATAAAGGCAAGCAAACCTTAAAAATTTATATGCTGGATGCTGGTCTGGTCCTTGATTATTTTATTTTGAATACTACCAACACTATTGAAAACCCATATCATTTAGAACGTGAAACTAAACTCTAA